CGGTGGAACGCGAGCGCGCGAACTGACCGCTCGTCGGGCGCTGTCGCTAACGCGTCGGCGAGCGGAGAAAAGAGAGGCGTTCAGTCGCTGCTGCTCGCGGACTCGTCTCTGTCTGTGACGTCGGTCACCATCTCGTCACCGCTGGTGACCACGTCCACGTCGCCGCGCTCGGAGAGGTCCTGGATGGTCTCCGCGAACTCTTCGGATTCGAGAATCTGGTACTCGTTGCTGAGCCCCAGATAGACGGTGTAACACATCAACGTCAGGATGACCGCGAACGGCAATCCAGTGGTGATGGCCGCCGTCTGCAGGGCCGTCAGGCCACCGCCGAAGAGCAGGATGGACGCGACCAGTCCCTCGGTGAGCGCCCAGAAGATGCGCTGGGTCTTCGGCACGTCGTGCTTGCCGCCCGAGGTCAGGTGATCGACGACCAGCGACCCCGAGTCAGAGGACGTGACGAAGAACGTGACGACCAGCAGCGTCGCCAGCAGGCCCGACACGACGCCGAGCGGGTACTGGTTCAGCGTGATGAACATCCCGAGCGTCTCGAAGGCTCCGTAGCCCAATTCCGTGTACTGCTGCTGGACCGCACCGCCGCCGAGCGCGCTGTTCAGCGCGCTGCCGCCGAAGGTGGCCAGCCAGATGGTCGAGAACAGCGACGGGAGGAACAGCACACCGAGGACGAACTCTCGGATGGAGCGCCCCTTCGAGATGCGCGCGATGAACATCCCGACGAACGGCGACCACGCGATCCACCAACCCCAGTAGAACACCGTCCACGCCGTCGGCGTTCCGTTGCCCGCAGGCGCGAGCGTCCCGGTGAAGAACCCGAGACCGAGGATGTTCTGGAAGTACGCGCCGAGTCCTTCGACCCACGCGCTGAGGATGAACACGGTCGGGCCCACCAGCAGGAGGAACCCGAGCAGCGCGAACATCAGGTAGAGGTTGATGGTGCTCAGTCGCTTGACCCCGTTATCGAGCCCGGCGGCGACCGACGCGGTCGCGATGAGGGTAATGCCCGCGATGAGTAACACCTGCGGAATCGTCCCCGTGGGGATGTTGGCGACGCCCAGCATATTGCTACCGAGCACGTAGCTGAGGCCGCTGTTGACCTGTGCGACGCCCAGTCCGAGCGACGTCGACAGACCGAACAGCGTCGCGAACACCGTTACGAGGTCGATGACGTGTCCCGGCCAACCGTAGATACGGTCACCCAGCAGCGGCCAGAAGATGGACCGGAACGTCAGCGGAAGCCCGCGGTTGAACGAGAAGAACGCCAACCCGAGGCCGACGAGACCGTAGACGGCCCACGGATGGAAACCCCAGTGGAAGAACGTCTGGGCCATCGCGGCCGCGGCCGCGCCGCCCGTCGTTGCTTCAGCGCCGAAGAACGCCGGGGGACTGTTGAAGTAGTAAATCGGTTCGGTGACGCTGAAGAACATGAGCCCGATACCCATGCCAGCGCTGAACAGCATTGCCATCCACGCGAAGTCACTGAACTCTTTCTCCGCCTCGACGCCACCGATTTTTATCTTCCCGTACTTGCTGAACGCGAAGAACAGCAGTACGACGATGAAGACGTTCACCGCCAGCAGGTAGAACCAACCGAACGTGCTGCCGATGGTGTTGAAAAGCCACGTGTAGGCTTGCGAAGCGGTATCACCGAGCAAGAGGGTGGCCGCGATGAACAGTCCGATGACCACCAATGCCACCGGGAACACGACGGGGTGGACGTCGAACCCGTACCCCTGCCAGTTCGTGTCGCCTGGCTCTCTGTCGGATTCCGGATGGAACAACTCCACTTGCAGTCCGTCGGACATCTCGCCGGTACTCTCTTCAGTGTCTGACATACGGTGCCCCCATCATTTGGTAACGCTCTGTGTGTTCACGTCCGTTCATGGTCGTTGACGGCAATGCCATCGATTCGACCGACCCGTCTCGCGGGCCGTGGCGAACCGGTGTCGTTCGATAGCCTGTGCCTTTCAGTGACGAGGTTCCCCGTCAGTCTGTGTGGTCGGTACTTCGCCTCACTGGCGTGTTACACAACCTCAACCATAGCCTACGGGTCGACTATATTAAAGTTTACTCGGAATTCCGGCTGTAACCCCGAAAACTGACCGTCTCTCTCTGCAGCGCTGGTATAGTCAAATTTCAGAAGGGTCGTGTTTCGGGGCTGGCCCGCGCTCGTCGTCACTCGCCGTTGAGGTCCATGCGCTGGGAGATGACCGGCACCGGTGACGAGCGAACGACGCGGTCCGTGGTGCCGCCCAGCAGGTTCCCCAGTTTGCCGCGGTAGGCCGACCCCATCACGATGACGTCCATGTCCTCGTCCGTCGCGAAGTCGACGATTTCGTCGCTCGGCGACCCGGTTCGAATGTGCTGTTCGAACGCGACGCCCTTGCGCTCCGCGATTTCACCGAGGTTCGCTAACTCGCGCTCGCCGTACTCCCGGTACTCCTTGCGCACCGATTCCTCGTCGTCCCGCAGCGACATCGCCCGAGGGACACCGGGAAGGTCCATGATGTAGAGTCCGTGGACCGTCGACCCCAATTCCGCGGCGAGTTCGATTCCGTGCTTCGCTCCTTTCTTTGCTTCCTTGCTCCCGTCGTACGGAAGTAGCATGTGCTCGTACATGGCGAGACACGCTGAATTCAACGACTGTCGGCAAATAATTTTCCCACAGAACGAGTGTAGAACGCGAATCCGGCGCCGACGGGGTCAGTAGACCGTCCGGGCGATGTCGTCGACGGGGTAGTCGGCGGCCCGGATGGCGTCGACGATAGCCTGTGCGTGTTCGGCCCCGCTGGTCTCGACGTTGAACACGAGGTAGGCCTCCCCGATTTCGAGGTCGTCGACCGAACGCTCGTGGCGAACGTCGTGGATGTTCGCCCCCTGGTCGGCGATGACGCCGGAGATGTCCTCCATCACGCCGGGGTGGTCGTCGATGCGCACCCGTAACTGCAGGAGTTGCTGACGCTCGGTCATCGCGTGGATGAGTACTTCTCGGAGTTGTGTCATGTCGAGGTTGCCGCCGCAGAGCAGCGGCATCACTACCTCGTCGGTCACGTCGAGGTCGTCACTGAGGATGGCGGCCACGGACGCCGCGCCCGCCCCCTCGACGACCTGCTTCGCTCGCTCCATCAAGAGGAGGATGGCCCGCGCTATCTCGGTGTCCGTGACGGTCACCACTTCGTCGACGTTCGCCTCCATGATGCGCAGCGTCGTCTCGGAGATGCCGCCGGTGGCGATGCCGTCGGCGATGGTGTTGACCTCGTCCAGTGTCACCGGCATCCCCTTATCGAGGCTCTCGTGGACGGTTTCCGCGCCCGTAGCCTGTACGCCGACGATGCGAGTCTCCGGCGAGAGGTGCTTGATAGCGGTCGAGACGCCGCTCATCAGGCCGCCGCCGCCGATGGGGACGACGACGGTGTCCACGTCGGGGTTGTCGTGGTACATCTCCGTGCCGAGGGTCCCCTGTCCGGCGATGATGTCGAGGTCGTCGTACGCGTGAACGAACTCGGCGTCCGTGCCCTCGACCGCCTTCTTCGCGCGGGCCATCGTCTCCTGAAAGTCCTTGCCGACGAGTTCGACGGTCGCG
This window of the Haloarcula marina genome carries:
- a CDS encoding BCCT family transporter, whose product is MSDTEESTGEMSDGLQVELFHPESDREPGDTNWQGYGFDVHPVVFPVALVVIGLFIAATLLLGDTASQAYTWLFNTIGSTFGWFYLLAVNVFIVVLLFFAFSKYGKIKIGGVEAEKEFSDFAWMAMLFSAGMGIGLMFFSVTEPIYYFNSPPAFFGAEATTGGAAAAAMAQTFFHWGFHPWAVYGLVGLGLAFFSFNRGLPLTFRSIFWPLLGDRIYGWPGHVIDLVTVFATLFGLSTSLGLGVAQVNSGLSYVLGSNMLGVANIPTGTIPQVLLIAGITLIATASVAAGLDNGVKRLSTINLYLMFALLGFLLLVGPTVFILSAWVEGLGAYFQNILGLGFFTGTLAPAGNGTPTAWTVFYWGWWIAWSPFVGMFIARISKGRSIREFVLGVLFLPSLFSTIWLATFGGSALNSALGGGAVQQQYTELGYGAFETLGMFITLNQYPLGVVSGLLATLLVVTFFVTSSDSGSLVVDHLTSGGKHDVPKTQRIFWALTEGLVASILLFGGGLTALQTAAITTGLPFAVILTLMCYTVYLGLSNEYQILESEEFAETIQDLSERGDVDVVTSGDEMVTDVTDRDESASSSD
- a CDS encoding universal stress protein; translation: MYEHMLLPYDGSKEAKKGAKHGIELAAELGSTVHGLYIMDLPGVPRAMSLRDDEESVRKEYREYGERELANLGEIAERKGVAFEQHIRTGSPSDEIVDFATDEDMDVIVMGSAYRGKLGNLLGGTTDRVVRSSPVPVISQRMDLNGE
- the ilvA gene encoding threonine ammonia-lyase, giving the protein MTTTESDDLPVTYADIERARERLDDETVVKQTPVERSSSLDEFVGGEVYLKMEHLQWTGSFKTRGAYNKIRQDVDRGVEAFVAASAGNHAQGVALAASKCGAESTIFMPENAPQAKVEATRGYGATVELVGKDFQETMARAKKAVEGTDAEFVHAYDDLDIIAGQGTLGTEMYHDNPDVDTVVVPIGGGGLMSGVSTAIKHLSPETRIVGVQATGAETVHESLDKGMPVTLDEVNTIADGIATGGISETTLRIMEANVDEVVTVTDTEIARAILLLMERAKQVVEGAGAASVAAILSDDLDVTDEVVMPLLCGGNLDMTQLREVLIHAMTERQQLLQLRVRIDDHPGVMEDISGVIADQGANIHDVRHERSVDDLEIGEAYLVFNVETSGAEHAQAIVDAIRAADYPVDDIARTVY